GTACGAGCTTTGCTTTGCCAACGACGATTCAAATCCTCACACATGGATGCCAATTTATCAGAAGGGTAAACAGAGATTTTCCCCTTATAAGGAAACAACTGTTCATCCTTGCTTATCGTCATACAGCTTACATGATTGGGCTCGTGCCTAAATACATCGAAATATAACACATAGAGCTCCATCTCCTCACTCAATGCGAGTGTTCCAAAGGTTTGTCCTGGTCTACATACGTACACTGAATTTTTATCCAGTTCCCATTGCTGATGATCCAGTACGAGCTGCACTTCTCCACTGGTCATGACAATAAGGGCATAGGAAAAAGCAAGTTGTTGCTTCAATTGGCAAAGAGCCCCACCCTTCACAGCCTCAATGGATCGAAGTCTGAAGGATAACTCATCAAGCATACATTTATCAGTGCTACGGCATATCCTGTTGTCCATCCTATGTACACCACCAATATCCATCATTTACCTACAGCTTTCCATGCATATACACTGATCATTGCGAAAAAGGCAGGTTTTATTTTTCATAACATCCACTTTACCAAATGAAGCTAGAATTTTCTATTTTAACAAATCATGCTGTTTGGCTTACCGCTAGATAGTAAAAATGATACCATTTTTCGTTTTCCAGAAAATATATTTTTTATTCAGACAGGAATTCATGGATGTTTACTTCTCAATAGCGAAAATCCAAAAAGGAATCTATAAAATTCAAGGGGATTCCCAAGGCAAGCTACCTAGGAATCCCCTTTAGGGTGTATGAAGAAAAGTGAACGCTTTCAATCTTAGCATGATCAGCAAAAATTACAGATCAATATCGAAAATCGTGATGCTAGCAAAATCAATCTGGAGCAATGTGTCAGCAGGTATAGGATTTGGTGAGGACAGTACCATCTGAATTTTATCCCCTTTATGAAAGAGTTGGGGTAATAAAGTGGAGGTTACATAAGTTGTATCGAGATGATTGGCATGAAAGCTTGTTTGAGATGGAATAATCGTGTCCCCATTTTGAAGTAACTCGAATGTAAGAAGAGAAGTAGGATTTGCTGGGGGAGGAGAAGAAATAGTAGAGATTTGTATGCTAAATTGCGTGAGATAAATTGCAGTCTTGATAATCGTAATGGTGTCGGTTGTTGGCTCAAATATAATGCCAAATGCATTTGAGGCGCTATTCAAATTGATGACTACAGGCACTATGTTAGCAGGACGAATCACTTGTGGAAGAAAGTCATTTGTAACATAAGTAATTTTTTCATCTGACCTACATATGTGTCCAGACATAACATTTACACCTCCTATCAATCCCTCTAGATATTGAATGATAAACGGAAATGAATTGTGTTAGGCGAATACCCATTCTTTAAAATGGTTATGTAGGAAGAATACTTGTTATACAGAAGTCAATAAAAAATTACTGATATTCAAGGAAGTCTTACCTCTTTTGAACAAGAGTATGTAAAAAACAAAGGAAGTATGCAGAATATCCAGAAATTGGGGCATAAATTTTATCAAAAACATAATAATGAATAACATCCTAGACAACATAGGGAAATGTACAGCATCCAAACGATTGGCTCGTTTTGCACAAAAAAAGTGCCCCTATTCATAGGTGCACCCGAAACATATCTGAACAGCTTTTCATGTATTTTACCCGACTCTGCGTTTTTTCAAAGCCTAAAAATCATTCTATTATAGAGAGGTATCTTTGTTAATAAACTCCATATACTGACAAAGATAAAAATAGCTTTCTGTTACATCCGCTATATCTGCTCTGCTACTCCGCACATATGCCCTCCCCTGCGCCTCTATTCTCTCTAGCAACTGTATCAAAAAGTTCATGTCCAATTGCCTTGCAGCCATGATAAATTGATTTACTTCCTGTATGTCTTGCTCGTTTATTTTCGCTAAACCCTTTAACAAAAGCCGTTCACTCCACGGATTTATTCGATCAACAAGCTGCTCCAGCGCATTCATCATGTATCACGCCCCTAAAAATCCAGCTTCAGATTGGTCACTGCCTCGCCTTTTAAAAAGCTGATTGGATAGATATGCTGTTCATAAACGTGAGCAAATATATAAAAATCACGAAGCTCTAAAAATTTCTTATCCTTCTCTAAAAAAGGAATCGTCTTTTCCCATTCCTGGTTATAGGGGATCGTCATCACAAGCTCATTGCCCTTCTGATCATTGACAGTAAAGATAAAATTTTGCGTTCCTTGTTCATAGGTCGAGCCGTTTACCTTGCTTACTTGTATGATAGCCAATTGCTCCTGTCTGCCCTGAAATAAAGCCATATGCTGATCTCTAGCGTGCCTTTCGTTCCAATTATGAATAAGGAAATCCCCCAAATCCACATTCTCAATGGATTCTCTTGATTTTAATGCTAACAGCGTTTCCTCACTTGAAGAGATGCGTTGCTCCCGATTTACTTTACATGCTCGTAGCTCAAGCTGAGATCGAGATAAATCATTCATCCTCCACTCTCTTCCCCAAGGAGATCTCTGCCCATACTGTTCTTTAAAGTGAAATTCGATTCCTTCATAATAAACAGGTCTCGAATCCGTATAGCTATATATCTTTTTATCATCTGTGCAGTAAAAGTAATAGGTAATCCCTTTATAGGAGGATCGGGTCGCCCACGGATTCGCTCCCAGCGCATATAGTCGCAATCTGGGAATTATGTAATATCTACTTTTAAAACGCCCAATTACCTGTCGTAGTTGCTCCTGACTTTGTTCTTTTTCTAAGGCAACCGTACGTAAATAGGTACTTGTTAGCTTTTCGAGAAATGCTTTTTGAGAAAAACGGATATGCCGCTGAAAAAACAGCGTTACTTGTCCATGGATATTTCTCATATCCTTTTCCAATTGTGCTAACTGCCCATTATGCGCTGCAATGGCTAAAACTTCTAATCTTGCACAAATCGTCTCAGGTAATTTAGCCAAGCCCAGACTAATGATTTCCGTTATGATCTGCTTGCTATCCTGCACCACGTCCAACGAGTAATTGATTTGTTTATTTGTTTGATACCACGAATCATCAATCACCTGATGTATTGCTCTATACCTAAGAATCGCTTCTAATCTATGAATACAGCTTTCTTTTTGTTTACAGCTACAAATGCTCTTCCGTATATCTGCCTCATCCATAAAAGAAACCTCTACGTCCTGCCAGCTCATTTTTATGGTAAGGAACGAACTCTCTCCTATCTCTAGCTCCTCTGCATAGGAAATCCGAAACAGAACCTCCTCCACCTGTGCTTCCGTAAACTGATCGTATATTTCACCCAAGGGCTTGGTAAAAAGCCACGAAAAATCGGCAGGCTTCGCTTCTACCTTCGTCTCATAATTTTGCTTATAGGATAAGAGAGCCATTATGATATGTTTACAGATTTTCTCTGAGGGACAGCTACAGACATGGCTATTCATATCAGCTTTTACATGACATACAATATCGTCTTCTAGCTTACAGACCACCTGATCAGCTTCAAACGTAAATGCCACCTGTAACCCTTTTTCCATATCCTTCACGGCACGATTATATAAGCCTTTGTTCGCATGCTTGATCAAAAATTCTTCTGTACAACGCGCTATAAGTTGCTCAAATTGAATTGAAAAATCTGTCATACGCACCTCTTTATTGAAAAATAGCTTCAGCACCGAGGTGAGATTTCTCCCACCTCAGTACGTAGCCTATTATTTTCCTGTAGCTCGCATGATATCGAAAATCGTTTCACTAAATAAACGCGGTGAAATAGTAGAAATCGGTAAGGGCTGGCACTTTTCATAGTAATAATAACGATCAAATTTATTAGTATAAAAAGCTAAGCTTTCTAAAGAAATATCATCCATGCCATCATAATAAGAAATACTAGCACCACTGAATTTTAGCTCTACAATCATATCCCCATATTCTTTATAGAACTCATGGTAGAAGCCTGCATCCTGTGCCATTCCTTTATACCAGCCATACTTCTCTATTGTTTTAGGAAAGGCAGTTGGTGAATATTCTTCTGCTGGCAGATCGGTAACTCTATTCGTTTTTAGATGTTCTTCGGTTGGAAAGTAAAGCTTTCGATCCAACTGAGGAAATGGCTGCTTCATTTCATAATCCTCAAGCTGTGTTTGCCATGCTTGCAGATCGTCTTTTGTAAGCTCGATTGGATGCACCAATCCAATAAGCGCATCTTCCTTGCATTCATACTCTTCTTCATCTACCGTATTGAAAGTACCATCTTCCATGTAACGGAAGGTATCTGTTAGTTTGCCATCCTCATACACACCCCAGATAAGACCAATCGCAAATTTTTGCATCATCACGTTTTCTACAAAGAGATTTTTCCAAGCTGTTGTGCTCCACAGCCTTTGTTTAGAGAGCGATTCTTCAAGTCGTAAGGATTGAATCGTAACGAGGTTTTTTACATCCTTCTTCAATTGGGCGAACTCCAATTTAGCTTGCTCAGCTAACGTAGCATCATCCTTTTGTGCAGGTGCAGGTAAATTTTTAACTACCTTTCCCGTTTCATCATTGGTTACATGTAATTGACGGTCATTATTTACTTTTACGGTAAACGTTCTCTGTCCGTAGCTAAAAATACGCTTTCCACGTTGATCGAAGCCTAGTGTCGTAACTAATCGATCCTCTAATTCCTCAGGCGTTATGTTTAAGTTGTGTGCTGCCATGGTTAGGGCTTCTGCCGCCGCTGCCTTCACCTGTCTATTTTTCACAGTCCGTTTCATCTGATCAATGGTCACAAACGCCACTATTTCTTGCATAAAGGACAGGGCTTTAACGGCATCTGATGCAAGTGCCCCTCGTCCTGCTTCCGCCCATACCTTGATCTGTTTGCTTAACTCATCTATGATTCTTCGATCTCCTAAAGAGGTGCATACAAACAAAACCCATTTTTCCTTAGCAGGGGCCTGATTAGCCAGCCATAGCGTGTATAATTCCATTGCAAAATCAGCTAATGAATGGGGAGCAGCATAGTCCTTCACCTTTAAAACATGAGGGTTGGGTGCTGTCGTAAAATCAACAGATTGTGTCAAAATGTATTCTTTTACTTCTGCATCTAGCTCCCTGCCTTCTTTATCTAGCAGTACTGGCAATTGTTCAATCACCAGCCATTTCAACCGTGCTAGCTTTCTTTTGTCTACTACGGTTCCAAATGTTGCATGTGCCTTATCTGGACTTTGGTTAGCAGCATCGATTACATTTTGCAGTAACGTTTTGAACTTAGCACTCGTCTCATTTGATAGTAGCTCCTGATAAATGCTTTGATAGTCCTCTACTCCGCGCAG
The nucleotide sequence above comes from Brevibacillus laterosporus LMG 15441. Encoded proteins:
- a CDS encoding SWIM zinc finger family protein translates to MTDFSIQFEQLIARCTEEFLIKHANKGLYNRAVKDMEKGLQVAFTFEADQVVCKLEDDIVCHVKADMNSHVCSCPSEKICKHIIMALLSYKQNYETKVEAKPADFSWLFTKPLGEIYDQFTEAQVEEVLFRISYAEELEIGESSFLTIKMSWQDVEVSFMDEADIRKSICSCKQKESCIHRLEAILRYRAIHQVIDDSWYQTNKQINYSLDVVQDSKQIITEIISLGLAKLPETICARLEVLAIAAHNGQLAQLEKDMRNIHGQVTLFFQRHIRFSQKAFLEKLTSTYLRTVALEKEQSQEQLRQVIGRFKSRYYIIPRLRLYALGANPWATRSSYKGITYYFYCTDDKKIYSYTDSRPVYYEGIEFHFKEQYGQRSPWGREWRMNDLSRSQLELRACKVNREQRISSSEETLLALKSRESIENVDLGDFLIHNWNERHARDQHMALFQGRQEQLAIIQVSKVNGSTYEQGTQNFIFTVNDQKGNELVMTIPYNQEWEKTIPFLEKDKKFLELRDFYIFAHVYEQHIYPISFLKGEAVTNLKLDF